From a region of the Pseudomonas fulva 12-X genome:
- a CDS encoding major capsid protein, translating into MAEISIFQDEAFGVDALLTVINEDHVLPGQVAAAGLFEEQGVASTVVQIEKDGMTLALVKAAPRGAPGQAVTGDKRSLIPFNTVHLPQTFNILADEIQGIRAVGSLTELMQVQAYVARRIEKARRQLDLTHEFQRIGAIKGQVVDADGQTVLFDIFQRFDIKRPEVVSLELDSPDTDVSAKCAEILDAQDDALGNTTSSGAHAYCGKTLWAKLIAHKSVREAYLNWQAAAQLMGDRRQPFEFGGITWERYKGKIGKTPFVADDRAHVVPKGVPELFISAFAPADYMETVNTEGMPYYSKLEMMKFGKGVEGEAQSNPLHLCTRPASVREVTI; encoded by the coding sequence ATGGCCGAAATCAGCATTTTCCAAGACGAGGCGTTCGGCGTTGACGCGCTGCTCACCGTCATCAACGAAGACCACGTACTGCCCGGGCAGGTTGCTGCCGCTGGCCTGTTCGAAGAGCAGGGCGTTGCCAGCACTGTTGTGCAGATCGAAAAGGACGGCATGACCCTCGCGCTGGTCAAAGCTGCTCCACGCGGCGCCCCTGGCCAGGCAGTCACCGGCGACAAGCGCAGCTTGATCCCTTTCAACACGGTTCACCTGCCGCAGACCTTCAATATCCTGGCGGATGAAATCCAGGGCATCCGCGCAGTCGGCAGCCTCACCGAGCTGATGCAGGTGCAGGCCTACGTCGCGCGCCGTATCGAAAAGGCACGCCGCCAGCTCGACCTTACCCACGAGTTCCAGCGCATCGGTGCCATCAAGGGCCAGGTAGTGGACGCTGATGGCCAGACCGTACTGTTCGACATTTTCCAGCGCTTCGACATCAAGCGTCCTGAGGTTGTCAGCCTCGAGCTGGATAGCCCTGATACCGATGTGTCTGCCAAGTGTGCCGAGATCCTCGACGCACAGGACGATGCGCTCGGTAACACCACCAGCAGTGGCGCTCATGCCTACTGTGGCAAAACCCTCTGGGCCAAGCTGATTGCCCACAAGAGCGTGCGCGAGGCCTATCTGAACTGGCAAGCCGCGGCGCAGCTGATGGGTGATCGTCGCCAGCCCTTCGAGTTCGGCGGGATCACCTGGGAGCGTTACAAGGGCAAGATCGGTAAAACCCCATTTGTGGCAGACGATCGCGCGCACGTTGTGCCCAAGGGCGTGCCGGAGCTGTTCATCAGCGCCTTCGCGCCGGCTGACTACATGGAAACGGTAAACACCGAGGGCATGCCGTACTACTCCAAGCTGGAGATGATGAAGTTCGGCAAGGGCGTAGAAGGCGAGGCGCAATCCAACCCGCTGCACCTCTGCACCCGTCCAGCCTCTGTTCGCGAAGTGACGATCTGA
- a CDS encoding phage tail length tape measure family protein: MAGIKERLIQFILRGKDELSPEAKKSTDALEALRNEAASLNEQLDSTKGERGLVRDMLATQRALEQSQRVLTQTDESIKELRQALNENPGGAGLQQSLKDAEREAARLRRVVASLAGDLGEHEKAAKAAGLDTSKLAEEEKRLARELEAAKTALANNGQQLRELEREQARASRTAAEHASRVGAVREAMASGGRQILGYVAAYVSLNAVVGLVRSGLNLVSQGIRAVIADGSDKEQALAQLEAALRSTGNAAGFTAEQLLEMADGFEKSSMLTAEQVQSAQTRLLSYTDIVGDQFPKAMQIVIDQQQRLGISAEQSAEIVGRALQSPVEAMSALGRQGFKLEDGQKRLLKQLVATGKTAEAQAVIMDMMTEAYGGAAAAAKMNTAAGLWKTLTDQFGDFASRVSNSGAFEFVRNKLREVSDGLDAMANDGRLDRLAKGLSDAFIQGAQWVEKFARQMADVDFSRLADDSANWLSNLGKHLDETSQKVSAFVLPFRALFNGLTSGLSLAAAAITNKLSEVLGLIEVVAERLPESLGGPKLQAAVQQARGVLDGMTSGFVAQVEQDGKDLQAAWEAALGGVADSTKGTMDEVTETIKLDSASQADYVRQAVTSMQGALDQLSAAKTVAQLRQVGDEMYAAYKRGDISQQEYSATSVELNRRLGDLGGTTKSLAAAVGIAAESLKSLSDVQRAISDAKTDRDIAAIRTALQTLYGNAQITASEYNTELGKLTTRQKELAKAVQGGKKAQDDKNQSDRDAIVTSEQLRRESGKRMEAERRAGDAAMQQRRKESSDAKKDMSAMSGFYDGVMNAARGPLAALSAAALEAFDRLRGIKTADMNIDTSSLDATTASLQRVNKALGDVQSNMNSPFTGTFGRWQLDMQESSLKTQQAYLGQQAQLQRLLEGYQKGAISTRQFEARARGLRSALSLLDDADLSSLDSAIKSAQDSMEQMGHSTRSTLESLQDELDGLQGRTEDIERRRFAARRRELQAQMAEANAGGDSQAVANAARALGMLRQIEAESAQQRQAQEQKRRQEELAKANPAPAQQSAAQQPSKIVRLELPGRAPVDVSVSGASDETNLLAILEDAGLRTL; this comes from the coding sequence ATGGCCGGCATCAAAGAGCGCCTGATTCAGTTCATCCTACGCGGCAAGGACGAGCTGTCGCCGGAGGCCAAGAAGTCGACCGATGCGCTCGAAGCTCTGCGAAACGAGGCTGCCTCCCTGAATGAGCAGCTGGATAGCACAAAAGGCGAACGCGGCCTGGTGCGTGACATGCTGGCCACCCAGCGCGCGCTCGAGCAGTCGCAGCGTGTGTTGACCCAGACCGATGAGAGCATCAAGGAACTACGGCAGGCACTCAACGAGAACCCAGGCGGCGCCGGCCTGCAGCAATCCCTCAAGGATGCCGAGCGCGAGGCGGCCCGCCTGCGCCGCGTGGTTGCCAGCCTGGCCGGTGACCTGGGTGAGCATGAGAAAGCCGCCAAGGCGGCAGGCCTGGATACCAGCAAGCTCGCAGAAGAAGAGAAGCGCCTCGCCCGGGAGCTCGAAGCTGCGAAGACTGCGCTGGCCAACAATGGCCAGCAGCTCCGCGAGCTGGAGCGTGAACAAGCCCGTGCGAGCCGCACTGCAGCGGAACACGCCAGCCGGGTTGGTGCGGTGCGGGAGGCGATGGCTAGCGGCGGCCGGCAAATACTCGGCTACGTGGCGGCCTACGTTTCGCTGAATGCTGTGGTAGGGCTGGTGCGCTCCGGCCTCAACCTAGTCTCTCAGGGCATCCGCGCCGTTATCGCTGACGGCTCTGATAAAGAGCAGGCCCTAGCCCAGCTCGAAGCCGCTCTGCGATCCACGGGCAATGCAGCAGGCTTCACCGCCGAGCAGTTGCTCGAGATGGCTGATGGCTTCGAGAAGTCCTCGATGCTTACCGCCGAGCAGGTCCAGTCCGCCCAGACGCGGCTGCTCAGCTACACCGATATCGTCGGTGACCAGTTCCCCAAGGCCATGCAGATCGTTATCGATCAGCAGCAGCGCCTTGGCATCAGCGCCGAACAATCGGCTGAGATCGTGGGGCGTGCGTTGCAGTCGCCGGTCGAGGCCATGTCTGCTTTGGGCCGTCAGGGCTTCAAGTTGGAGGACGGCCAGAAGCGTCTGCTGAAACAGCTGGTGGCGACTGGCAAAACCGCGGAGGCGCAGGCGGTCATCATGGACATGATGACCGAGGCCTACGGCGGCGCAGCCGCTGCGGCCAAAATGAACACAGCAGCTGGCCTCTGGAAAACACTGACCGATCAGTTCGGCGACTTCGCCTCTCGCGTATCGAACAGCGGCGCGTTCGAGTTTGTGCGCAACAAGCTCCGGGAGGTCAGTGACGGCTTGGATGCCATGGCCAATGACGGCCGGCTGGACCGCCTGGCCAAAGGGCTCAGCGATGCATTCATCCAGGGTGCTCAGTGGGTTGAGAAGTTCGCCCGGCAAATGGCCGATGTTGATTTCAGTCGGTTGGCGGATGACAGCGCCAATTGGCTAAGCAATCTCGGCAAGCACCTCGACGAAACATCGCAGAAAGTCAGCGCATTTGTGCTGCCGTTCCGTGCGTTGTTCAACGGCCTCACCTCTGGCCTTTCCCTGGCCGCGGCAGCTATCACCAACAAACTGAGCGAAGTTCTTGGTTTGATCGAGGTAGTAGCTGAGCGGCTGCCAGAGTCGCTCGGCGGCCCGAAGCTGCAAGCCGCGGTTCAGCAAGCGCGGGGCGTGCTGGATGGCATGACCTCCGGTTTCGTCGCTCAGGTTGAGCAGGATGGGAAGGATCTGCAGGCAGCATGGGAGGCCGCGCTGGGTGGCGTAGCCGACAGCACCAAGGGCACGATGGATGAGGTGACCGAAACCATCAAGCTCGACTCCGCCAGCCAGGCCGACTATGTGCGGCAGGCGGTCACGTCGATGCAAGGTGCGCTCGACCAGCTCAGTGCCGCCAAGACTGTTGCCCAGCTACGCCAGGTGGGCGATGAGATGTATGCCGCCTACAAGCGGGGAGACATCAGCCAGCAGGAGTACTCGGCAACCTCTGTCGAGCTGAACCGACGTCTGGGTGATTTGGGCGGTACTACCAAGAGCCTGGCGGCAGCGGTAGGTATCGCGGCTGAAAGCCTCAAGTCGCTGAGCGATGTGCAGCGCGCGATCAGCGATGCCAAGACGGATCGCGATATCGCCGCCATTCGCACGGCTCTTCAGACGCTGTATGGCAACGCGCAGATCACGGCCTCGGAATACAACACCGAGCTGGGCAAGCTGACGACCAGGCAAAAGGAGTTGGCCAAGGCTGTACAGGGCGGCAAGAAAGCCCAGGACGACAAGAACCAATCCGACAGGGACGCTATCGTCACCAGCGAGCAGCTTCGGCGCGAGTCGGGCAAGCGCATGGAGGCGGAGCGTCGCGCGGGCGATGCGGCCATGCAGCAGCGCCGCAAGGAATCCAGCGACGCCAAGAAAGACATGTCGGCGATGTCGGGCTTCTACGACGGTGTGATGAACGCCGCCCGGGGGCCGCTGGCAGCGTTGAGTGCTGCGGCGCTGGAGGCGTTCGATCGGCTGCGCGGTATCAAGACTGCTGACATGAACATCGACACCAGCAGCCTGGATGCCACCACGGCTTCTCTGCAGCGGGTGAACAAGGCGCTGGGCGATGTCCAGAGCAACATGAATAGCCCTTTCACGGGAACGTTTGGCCGCTGGCAGCTGGATATGCAGGAGTCCAGCTTGAAGACCCAGCAGGCTTACCTGGGCCAGCAGGCTCAGCTACAGCGGCTGCTCGAGGGTTACCAGAAGGGTGCGATATCCACGCGGCAGTTCGAGGCGCGTGCCCGCGGCCTGCGCAGTGCGTTGAGCCTGCTCGATGATGCAGACCTGAGCAGCCTGGACAGCGCCATTAAATCCGCGCAGGACTCGATGGAGCAGATGGGGCATTCGACCCGCTCTACGCTCGAAAGCCTGCAGGACGAACTGGACGGGCTGCAAGGGCGCACTGAGGACATCGAGCGGCGGCGGTTTGCCGCGCGGCGGCGCGAGCTGCAAGCGCAGATGGCCGAAGCCAACGCGGGCGGCGACAGCCAGGCGGTGGCGAACGCAGCGCGGGCGCTGGGCATGCTGCGGCAGATCGAGGCCGAGTCGGCGCAGCAGCGGCAGGCGCAAGAGCAGAAGCGCCGGCAAGAGGAACTGGCCAAGGCGAACCCCGCCCCGGCGCAGCAATCTGCCGCGCAGCAGCCCTCCAAGATTGTGCGGCTTGAACTGCCGGGGCGCGCTCCGGTGGACGTTTCAGTGAGTGGCGCAAGCGATGAAACCAACCTGCTCGCCATCCTCGAGGATGCCGGGCTGAGGACGCTGTAA
- a CDS encoding carbon storage regulator yields MPLSLTRRRGEEIRIRFPSDLTEEELQEIMRTGISVSVLDINNRQAQLSIAAPQSVSIVRAELLEQ; encoded by the coding sequence ATGCCGCTCTCACTCACGCGCCGTCGCGGCGAAGAAATCCGTATTCGCTTCCCTAGCGATCTAACGGAGGAGGAGCTTCAGGAGATCATGCGAACCGGCATCTCCGTAAGCGTCCTAGACATCAACAACAGGCAGGCACAGCTGAGCATCGCCGCGCCGCAATCAGTGAGCATCGTTCGCGCCGAACTGCTGGAGCAGTAA
- a CDS encoding DNA adenine methylase codes for MTNPIIPWMGGKRRLADRLIPLFPPHECYVEVFAGGAALFFMRPQPAPVEVLNDINGDLVSLYRVVQNHLEEFVRQFKWALTSRQLFEWHKVARPETLTDIQRAARFFYLQHNAFGGKVSGQTFGTATTAPGFSVMRIEENLTAAWQRLAGTYVENLSWLECAERYDRAHTFHYMDPPYWKTEGYGVGFPFEEYERMADFMRRCKGKVMVSINDHPDIRRVFEGFHMEQLDIRYSCTNQRQGLAEKTGELVIMNWEPSALGGLF; via the coding sequence ATGACCAATCCGATCATCCCGTGGATGGGCGGCAAGCGCCGTCTTGCCGATCGCCTTATCCCTCTGTTCCCGCCTCACGAATGCTATGTCGAAGTGTTCGCCGGGGGCGCGGCCCTGTTCTTCATGCGTCCTCAACCAGCCCCGGTCGAGGTGCTGAACGACATCAACGGCGACTTGGTGTCGCTGTATCGCGTTGTCCAAAACCACCTCGAGGAATTCGTGCGCCAGTTCAAATGGGCGCTGACCAGCCGCCAGCTATTCGAGTGGCACAAGGTCGCCCGGCCGGAGACGCTGACCGACATCCAGCGCGCCGCGCGCTTCTTCTACCTGCAGCACAACGCATTCGGCGGCAAGGTATCCGGACAGACGTTTGGCACGGCCACCACCGCCCCAGGCTTCAGCGTGATGCGCATCGAGGAGAATCTCACGGCAGCCTGGCAGCGCCTGGCCGGCACCTACGTCGAGAACCTGAGCTGGCTCGAATGCGCCGAGCGTTACGACCGCGCGCACACCTTCCACTACATGGATCCGCCGTACTGGAAAACCGAGGGCTATGGGGTGGGCTTCCCATTCGAAGAATACGAGCGGATGGCCGACTTTATGAGGCGCTGTAAAGGAAAGGTGATGGTGAGCATCAACGACCACCCGGACATCCGCCGCGTGTTCGAAGGCTTTCACATGGAGCAGCTGGATATCAGATACAGCTGCACAAACCAGCGGCAGGGCCTAGCCGAGAAGACCGGCGAGCTGGTGATCATGAACTGGGAGCCGTCGGCGCTCGGCGGGTTGTTCTAG
- a CDS encoding SOS response-associated peptidase family protein: protein MCGRFTQYRTVDEYAKALQLGLLEGDWSNEPLARYNVAPQSRVLLLHQDDRGTHATRTQWGYAPHWADGKRPPAINARIETAATSRFWGAIWKKGRVIIPADGWYEWKKDPDNPKVKQPYFIRLKGGAPAFFAGIADIPQDGEEGAGGFAIITAASDEGMVDIHDRRPVVLPPDVAREWLEPGLLPERAEDLARHHDTPVEAFEWYPVDRAVGNVKNHGPELIKKIDNPLL from the coding sequence ATGTGCGGACGATTCACGCAGTACCGAACTGTCGACGAATACGCGAAGGCTCTGCAGCTGGGCCTGCTCGAGGGCGACTGGTCGAACGAGCCCCTTGCACGCTACAACGTGGCGCCACAGTCCCGCGTCCTGCTGCTGCATCAGGATGACCGGGGCACGCATGCGACTCGAACCCAATGGGGCTATGCCCCGCACTGGGCAGACGGCAAGCGGCCGCCCGCGATCAACGCGCGCATCGAGACCGCCGCCACCAGTCGGTTCTGGGGTGCGATCTGGAAGAAGGGACGCGTGATCATTCCGGCGGATGGTTGGTACGAGTGGAAAAAGGATCCAGACAACCCGAAGGTCAAGCAGCCGTATTTCATCCGGCTGAAAGGCGGCGCCCCGGCATTCTTCGCCGGCATCGCCGACATACCACAGGACGGAGAGGAAGGCGCGGGCGGCTTTGCGATCATCACCGCCGCCAGCGATGAAGGGATGGTCGACATCCACGACAGGCGACCTGTCGTGCTGCCGCCAGATGTTGCGAGGGAATGGCTGGAGCCCGGCCTGCTACCTGAGCGGGCCGAAGACCTGGCCAGACACCACGACACCCCCGTGGAGGCGTTCGAATGGTATCCAGTCGATAGAGCGGTGGGTAACGTGAAGAACCACGGCCCCGAGCTGATCAAGAAGATCGATAACCCGCTGCTCTAG
- a CDS encoding LexA family protein, translated as MGNASFLCLLKSSSAVLPFLSARVPAGMGFPSPAADHIERKVSLDELLDIDAPQTYLVRAHGESMTGVGIFHDDVMVVNRALDAGPGDVVIAAINGDTLVKTFCREGDQIILRSENPKYAPRYVLEGDELMVWGVVITNLRSLRQYG; from the coding sequence ATGGGCAATGCATCCTTTCTCTGTCTCCTCAAAAGCTCCTCCGCCGTGCTGCCTTTTCTGTCGGCCCGCGTGCCAGCCGGCATGGGCTTCCCCAGTCCAGCGGCCGACCACATAGAGCGCAAGGTGTCACTTGATGAGCTGCTCGATATCGACGCCCCCCAGACATACCTCGTGCGTGCGCACGGTGAAAGCATGACCGGGGTGGGAATCTTTCACGACGATGTGATGGTCGTGAACCGGGCGCTGGACGCCGGGCCGGGCGACGTTGTGATCGCAGCTATCAACGGTGACACGCTGGTGAAGACGTTCTGCCGGGAGGGCGATCAGATCATTCTCCGCTCGGAGAACCCCAAATACGCGCCTAGGTACGTGTTGGAGGGCGACGAGCTTATGGTGTGGGGAGTGGTAATCACCAACCTGCGGAGCCTTCGCCAATATGGCTGA
- a CDS encoding Y-family DNA polymerase → MADSAIALIDCNSFYCSCERVFRPDLQHVPLVVLSNNDGCVIARSADAKPFVAMGDPYHLIKGVLRRHGIVPFSSNYALYGDMSERVMTVIESMVPEVEVYSIDEAFADLTGVPGDLEQLGRQIRARVLKHTGIPTGVGIGPTKTLAKLANHCAKKWQRQTGGVVDLRDPVRRDKALKVLPVSDVWGIGRRMTENLDKLKITTAWDLAQADAWTLRKQFSVVVEKTARELRGTPCLQVDDQVQAKQEICSSRMFGIRLERIEPIREAVATYAATACEKLRAQGSVCKRIRVGIRTGMHNPDEPKFARGMTLELPYQTDDTRMITHYALLALEQIYRKGYSFSKAEVMLLELCQRNEFTSDLFAPQQPHESTKVMAVFDEINAKWGRGTLRPGRVELNPEWGMKREMLSQSYTTRWDQLLSAR, encoded by the coding sequence ATGGCTGACTCGGCGATCGCGCTAATCGACTGCAACAGCTTCTATTGCAGTTGCGAAAGGGTATTCAGGCCGGATCTTCAGCACGTGCCGCTGGTGGTGCTGAGCAACAACGACGGCTGCGTGATTGCCAGGTCAGCAGATGCCAAGCCATTCGTGGCGATGGGCGATCCCTACCACCTGATCAAGGGCGTATTGAGGCGGCACGGTATCGTGCCGTTCAGCAGCAACTATGCCTTGTACGGCGACATGAGTGAGCGCGTGATGACGGTCATCGAGTCGATGGTGCCCGAGGTCGAGGTGTACAGCATCGATGAAGCCTTTGCTGACCTCACCGGTGTGCCTGGCGACCTCGAGCAGCTCGGCCGGCAGATCCGCGCACGGGTGCTGAAACACACCGGGATACCGACCGGCGTGGGAATCGGCCCCACCAAGACGCTGGCCAAGCTGGCGAACCATTGCGCGAAAAAATGGCAGCGGCAGACGGGTGGGGTGGTCGATCTGCGTGACCCGGTGCGCCGTGACAAGGCGCTGAAGGTTCTACCCGTCAGCGACGTGTGGGGCATCGGCCGGCGGATGACCGAGAACCTCGACAAGTTGAAGATCACAACCGCATGGGATCTTGCCCAAGCTGATGCCTGGACGCTGCGCAAGCAGTTCAGCGTGGTGGTCGAGAAGACTGCGCGCGAGCTGCGTGGTACACCGTGCCTGCAAGTCGATGACCAGGTGCAGGCGAAACAGGAGATCTGCTCGAGCAGGATGTTCGGCATCCGCCTGGAGCGGATCGAGCCGATCCGGGAGGCGGTGGCCACGTACGCGGCCACCGCGTGCGAAAAGCTCCGCGCTCAGGGCTCAGTGTGCAAGCGGATCCGCGTCGGCATCCGAACGGGGATGCACAACCCTGACGAGCCGAAGTTCGCCCGGGGGATGACCCTCGAACTCCCATACCAGACCGACGATACCCGGATGATCACCCACTACGCGCTGCTGGCCCTGGAGCAGATCTACCGTAAGGGGTATTCGTTCTCGAAGGCCGAGGTGATGTTGCTCGAGCTGTGCCAGCGCAACGAGTTCACCTCCGACCTGTTCGCGCCCCAGCAGCCACACGAGAGCACCAAGGTAATGGCAGTGTTCGACGAGATCAATGCGAAGTGGGGGAGAGGTACGCTGCGACCTGGCCGGGTGGAACTCAATCCAGAGTGGGGCATGAAGCGGGAGATGCTGAGCCAGAGCTACACAACTCGGTGGGATCAGTTGCTAAGCGCGAGGTAG
- a CDS encoding protein-export chaperone SecB: MTNHPIQLLNVLVDELNITVHDRVNFAGADYPKTFDYSVGRTEFDEASKIIAVKVIVSIKPEDPERIDRPFSMTVAVAAQFVVDTEVFPMDKLEQWANHNAPIVILPYVREQAYSLSVRAGFDPIILPLVEVPTIKIQKP, translated from the coding sequence ATGACAAATCACCCAATTCAACTCCTAAACGTTCTGGTCGATGAACTTAATATCACTGTTCATGACCGCGTAAATTTTGCAGGAGCTGACTACCCAAAAACTTTTGATTACTCAGTTGGGCGTACTGAGTTTGATGAAGCCAGCAAGATTATCGCTGTAAAAGTTATAGTCTCAATCAAACCAGAAGATCCCGAACGGATAGACAGGCCATTCAGTATGACTGTTGCAGTTGCTGCTCAGTTTGTAGTTGATACTGAAGTTTTTCCTATGGACAAGCTTGAACAATGGGCGAACCACAACGCCCCAATTGTTATTCTCCCTTATGTCAGAGAGCAGGCCTACAGCTTATCTGTTCGCGCAGGATTCGACCCAATAATTCTCCCGCTGGTTGAAGTTCCAACTATCAAAATCCAAAAGCCGTAA
- a CDS encoding short-chain fatty acid transporter produces the protein MFSRITLLSVNLVQRFLPSPFVFAMLLTLVVLALGIFATGQSLPQMAQHWGGGFWNLLTFTMQMALVLVTGHALANAPPVARLLDRLARIPGTPGQAIVFVTLVAMAASWVNWGFGLVVGAVFARALARQVQGVHYPLLVAAAYSGFLVWHGGLSGSVPLSLATGGADLERISGGVLTAAIGVEHTLFTTLNLTIIALLVIGAPLLNRAMMPRTPTVAAPELLIDPPAPAIPRDTGAQRLDDSRILGLLIVALAAIYFVYHFASNGFGLTLNLVIGIFLFAGLLLHGSPERYGRAVQDSVGGISGIIIQFPFYAGIMGMMVGANAEGQTLGKLISDLFIDWSSAETFPLLTFLSAGLLNMFIPSGGGQWAVQGPIMLPAGEVLGVAPEITAMAIAWGDAWTNMIQPFWALPLLAIAGLGARDIMGYCLIMLLYSGVVIGGAFYFLV, from the coding sequence ATGTTTTCACGGATCACGCTGCTGAGCGTCAATCTGGTTCAGCGCTTCCTGCCTTCTCCCTTCGTATTCGCCATGCTGCTGACCCTGGTGGTGCTGGCGCTTGGCATCTTCGCCACCGGCCAGAGCCTGCCGCAGATGGCCCAGCACTGGGGCGGCGGTTTCTGGAATCTCTTGACCTTCACCATGCAGATGGCGCTGGTGCTGGTCACCGGTCACGCCCTGGCCAATGCGCCACCGGTGGCCCGGCTGCTGGATCGTCTGGCGCGCATTCCCGGCACCCCAGGGCAGGCGATCGTGTTCGTCACTCTGGTGGCGATGGCCGCATCCTGGGTCAACTGGGGCTTCGGCCTGGTGGTCGGCGCCGTGTTCGCCCGGGCGCTGGCGCGGCAGGTGCAGGGCGTGCATTACCCATTATTGGTGGCGGCAGCCTATTCGGGCTTCCTGGTCTGGCATGGCGGCCTGTCGGGCTCGGTGCCGTTGTCCCTGGCCACCGGTGGTGCGGATCTGGAACGTATCAGCGGCGGCGTGCTGACCGCTGCCATTGGCGTCGAGCACACGCTGTTCACCACCCTTAACCTGACCATCATAGCCTTGCTGGTGATCGGCGCGCCGTTGCTCAACCGGGCGATGATGCCGCGCACCCCTACGGTGGCAGCGCCCGAGCTGCTGATCGATCCGCCAGCGCCGGCCATTCCTCGCGACACCGGCGCCCAACGCCTGGACGACAGCCGCATCCTCGGCCTGCTGATCGTCGCCCTGGCGGCCATCTATTTCGTCTATCACTTCGCCAGTAACGGCTTCGGGCTGACCCTGAACCTGGTGATCGGTATCTTCCTGTTCGCCGGCCTGTTGCTGCATGGCTCGCCGGAACGCTACGGGCGGGCGGTTCAGGACAGCGTCGGTGGCATCAGCGGGATCATCATCCAGTTTCCGTTCTACGCCGGGATCATGGGCATGATGGTCGGTGCCAACGCCGAGGGGCAGACGCTCGGCAAGCTGATCAGCGACCTGTTCATCGACTGGTCGTCGGCCGAGACCTTTCCGCTGCTGACCTTCCTGAGTGCCGGGCTGCTGAACATGTTCATCCCGTCGGGCGGCGGCCAGTGGGCGGTGCAGGGGCCGATCATGCTGCCGGCCGGCGAAGTGCTCGGCGTGGCGCCGGAGATTACCGCCATGGCGATCGCCTGGGGCGACGCCTGGACCAACATGATCCAGCCTTTCTGGGCGCTGCCGCTGCTGGCGATTGCCGGCCTGGGCGCGCGGGACATCATGGGCTACTGCCTGATCATGCTTTTGTATTCAGGCGTGGTGATCGGCGGCGCATTCTACTTTCTGGTGTGA
- a CDS encoding virulence factor family protein, with protein sequence MTRIAKRVLPLLALLLALIAGGLYLWLRPPAAASLAHHALASGADLQVATPGGKVQRRVLLALPSDQLLDEAELLELAQSNHALIGQYSAIGQGCEAQGKNLQDAAAQLGGKLNLVAGSENTAMLAWRWLASQNDDKAQALSVGFSLEKPDCDTAPPTSSAHGHWLAAWNDNPDDATARFVREQAKAETLIGDYDTAPKALLIAQVRRLLQGASDDLPVVEVPSTPPGDTVSLFYSGDGGWRDLDKAVAEQMAERGYPVVGVDTLRYFWQRKSPDQAASDLSEMMRQYREKWHAKRFVLIGYSFGADVMPALYNRLPESDKKQIDGVFLLALARSGAFEIQVEGWLGKDGDEAATGPELIKLPAAKVLCVYGTEEAPESGCTQEQSVGEKLELPGGHHYDENYPALAERLIAAIKKRQPAAQ encoded by the coding sequence ATGACCCGAATTGCCAAACGAGTACTTCCCCTCCTCGCCCTGCTGCTGGCGCTGATCGCCGGCGGCCTATACCTGTGGCTGCGCCCGCCGGCCGCCGCCAGCCTGGCGCACCACGCGCTGGCCTCCGGTGCCGACCTGCAGGTGGCCACGCCAGGCGGCAAGGTACAGCGCCGCGTGCTGCTGGCGCTGCCGAGCGATCAACTGCTCGATGAAGCCGAACTGCTGGAGCTGGCACAATCCAACCACGCACTGATCGGCCAGTATTCAGCAATCGGCCAAGGCTGCGAGGCGCAAGGCAAGAACCTGCAGGACGCTGCCGCACAACTGGGCGGCAAGCTGAACCTGGTCGCCGGCAGCGAGAACACCGCCATGCTCGCCTGGCGCTGGCTCGCCAGCCAGAACGACGACAAGGCTCAGGCGCTGTCCGTCGGCTTCTCTCTGGAAAAGCCTGATTGCGACACCGCGCCGCCGACCAGCAGCGCTCATGGCCACTGGCTGGCCGCCTGGAACGACAACCCGGATGACGCCACCGCGCGCTTCGTGCGCGAGCAGGCCAAGGCCGAAACCCTGATCGGCGATTACGACACCGCGCCCAAGGCGCTGCTGATCGCCCAGGTGCGCCGCCTGCTGCAAGGCGCCAGCGACGACCTGCCGGTGGTCGAGGTGCCGTCCACGCCGCCTGGCGATACGGTGAGCCTGTTCTACTCCGGCGACGGTGGCTGGCGTGACCTGGACAAGGCCGTGGCCGAACAGATGGCCGAGCGTGGCTACCCGGTGGTCGGCGTCGATACCCTGCGTTACTTCTGGCAGCGCAAGAGCCCGGACCAGGCCGCCAGCGACCTCTCGGAAATGATGCGCCAGTACCGCGAGAAGTGGCACGCCAAGCGTTTCGTGCTGATTGGCTACTCGTTCGGCGCCGACGTGATGCCGGCGCTCTACAACCGCCTGCCCGAGAGCGACAAGAAACAGATCGATGGCGTGTTCCTGCTGGCCCTGGCGCGCAGTGGTGCCTTCGAGATCCAGGTCGAAGGCTGGCTGGGCAAGGACGGCGACGAAGCCGCCACCGGCCCCGAGCTGATCAAGCTCCCCGCCGCGAAGGTGCTGTGCGTCTACGGCACCGAAGAAGCACCGGAAAGCGGCTGCACCCAGGAGCAGAGCGTCGGCGAGAAGCTCGAGCTGCCTGGCGGCCATCACTACGACGAAAACTACCCGGCGCTGGCCGAACGCCTGATCGCGGCGATCAAGAAGCGCCAGCCTGCGGCGCAGTGA